Within the Enterobacter bugandensis genome, the region GTGCTTTGTTCTTTTCGTCTCGCGTGGCGGTACCGGTTTTGATCACCTGCTTTTGCGCATCCGTCACCACGACGCCGCTAAATCCGGGCTCGATACCTTCGGAGAAATTCAGCGTCAGCACCTGCGGTGACGCCACCTGGCTGTCCGCTGCCGGGCTCTGCTGCTCAAGATGCGCATGCGCCAGCACGGAGGGTGAGATTACCGTTGAGGCCAAAAAAACCAGTGCGCATACCGCGCGGGAAGCGGATAAACCCATCACAATCATTCCTTTTTGTTATGTCTGTATGCTAAAGAATAACGCTGTATAATAAACGAGTCGAGGATCATCCCGCTCTGCTTGTCATCGTCGCGCAATCGCGGTAACGTTGCCGCCGCAAAATAAGGAGAAGGTAATGAAGATCAATCTGGCCGCCCTTCCTCAGGACGAGATGGATAAAGTGAATGTCGATCTCGCTGCCGCTGGCGTCGCCTTTAAAGAGCGTTACAACATGCCCGTCGTGGCTGAAGTGGTGGAGCGAGAACAGCCCGCCCATCTTCGTGACTGGTTTCGCGAAAGGTTAATTGCCCACCGTCTCGCCTCGGTCAACCTCTCCCGCTTGCCGTACGAGCCGAAAGTTAAATAAGCTTAACGACTCGTTACACTTCCTTACGCGGAATCTGGCAGGATAAGAAAACCCTGATTAAATTAGGTGTACTCTTTAATCCCTGCGACTCTGTGTATAAGGAAGTCACGATGTCACATTGGAATATTGCGGCAGCCCAGTATGGCGGGCAGCATCACAGCGTAGATGACCATATTGCGCACCATCTCCACTTTATTGCCGAAGCAGCACAGCATCAGTGCGATTTGCTGGTTTTCCCGGAACTCTCATTAACCGGCCCGGGCGCGACGGCATTACCGCTTCCGCCCGAAGACGATCGACTACAGCCATTGCTTGATGCCGCGCATTTTTACCGCATTACCCTCATTGCAGGGCTTCCCGTTGAACGAAACGGTCAACGCCAGAAAGGCCTTGCGCTTTTTATCCCCTCCCGCGATCGTATTCTGCGTTACCCTCAGGGGAGCGGCGCCAGCCTGGTGCCGGGTGATAAACAACTCACGATTATCGATGGGCAAAGCGATTCACCGAATCTTGATCCGCAGGCAACACTTTTCACCAGCTGCCAGTCGGTGAGGGATTACCGCTGGCGACAGTCCATCAATACCCTGCAGCGCTTTGCGCACAGGTATGCCATCGCGGTGTTAATGGCAAATGCCGGCGCGGGCAGCGCGTTATGGGATGAAAAAGGCCAGCTGATCGTTCGGGCAGATAAGGGTGAGCTCCTGTTGACCGGCACGCGCAACGGACAGGGTTGGCAAGGCGATATCATTCCTTTAGGCTAAGCGTTTTAAGCTCAGGAGATTTTCATGCTGCGCGTCATTGATACCGAAACTTGCGATCTTCAGGGCGGAATTGTGGAAGTGGCCTCGGTCGACGTGGTTGATGGAAAAATCGTCAACCCGATGAGCCATCTGGTGCGTCCCGATCGTCCTATTAGCCCACAGGCCATGGCTATCCATCGCATTACAGAATCAATGGTGGCGGATAAACCCTGGATAGAAGACGTTATCCCGCACTACTACGGCAGCCCATGGTACGTTGCCCACAACGCCAGCTTTGACCGTCGGGTACTCCCCGAAATGCCCGGGGAGTGGATTTGTACCATGAAGCTGGCGCGTCGCCTCTGGCCAGGGATCAAATACAGCAATATGGCGCTGTATAAATCCCGCAAGCTCAGCGTCAGAACCCCTGAAGGGCTGCACCATCACCGCGCCCTGTATGACTGCTATATCACCGCTGCGCTACTCATAGATATTATGAACACATCGGGCTGGACGCCGGATGATATGGCAACGATCACCGGACGCCCTGCGCTGCTGACGACGTTCACCTTCGGCAAATACCGCGGGAGAGCGGTATCGGATATTGCGGATAAAGATCCGGGCTATCTGCGCTGGCTGTATAACAACCTCGACAAAATGAGCCCGGAGCTGCGCTTAACCCTGAAACATTATCTGGGTGAAGCTTAACGCTGCACACGGCCTGGCAACGTATCCTGCGCCAGGCCTATCAAAAAGGCATACTCCAGGGCCACCCCTTCGTAGGATTTGAATCGACCCGATTTCCCCCCGTGCCCGGAGTCCATATCAGTACAGAGCAGCAGCAGGTTGTCATCGGTTTTCAGCTCCCGCAGCTTTGCTACCCATTTTGCCGGTTCCCAGTATTGCACCTGTGAATCGTGCAAACCGGTCGTCACCAGCATGTGCGGGTACGCTTTCGCTTCTACGTTGTCATACGGGCTGTACTCTTTCATATAGCGATAATAGGTTTCATCCTGCGGGTTGCCCCACTCCTCAAACTCCCCGGTCGTCAAAGGGATGGACTCATCGAGCATGGTGGTAACCACATCGACAAACGGGACCTGCGCAACAATGCCCTTAAAGCGTTCGGGCCGCTGATTGATGACCGCCCCCATCAGCATCCCCCCCGCGCTGCCGCCCATGCCGAAGCAAAGCTGAGGATCGCCATAGCCTTGCTCAATCAGCGCATCGCAGACGTCGAGATAGTCGTTGAAGGTGTTTTTCTTTTTCAGGAATTTCCCGTCTTCATACCAGTGCTGCCCCAGCTCGCCGCCGCCGCGAATATGGGCAATGGCGAAAACAAAGCCGCGGTCGAGCAGGCTTAATCTGCTGCTGCTGAAGTCGGCATCCATGCTGGAGCCATAAGAGCCGTAGCCGTAGACCAGGATCGGATTTTTACCCTTCTGGAAATGCGCCTTGTGATAAACGAGCGAAACCGGCACCTCCACGCCATCGCGCGCGGTGACCCACAGGTGTTCGCTGCGGTAATTGTCGGAATCAAAGCCCTTCACTTCGGTTTGCTTAAGTACCTGGCGCTGTCCGGTATCCATATCCAGCTCGAAGAGCGTATCCGGCGTGGTCATGGACGAGTAGCCGTAGCGCAGCCGGGACGATTCAGGTTCCGGGTTAAAGCCGATCCACGTGACGTAGGCCGGATCGTCGAACGCAATCCCTATCACCTCACGCGTTTTACGGTTGATCTGCCGGATACTGGTCAGCCCACGCTGGCGCTCCTCCACCACCAGCCAGTCGGTAAACAGCGTGAACCCTTCCAGCATCACCTGATCCCGCGCGGGAATGAGCACCTCCCACTTGCGCTCGTCGCGCACCTTGGTTTTGTACAGACCAAAGTTCTTGCCTTCACGATTCGAACGCAGATAAAAGCTGTGCTGGAAGTGATCCAGGCTGTACTCGTGGTCCTTGCGGCGCGGCAGGAAACAGAGCGGCTGGGCGTCAGGCAGTTCGGCATCCAGGAGCAGCACTTCCGAGGTGGTGGCGCTGGCGAGGAAGATAATCACATAGTGGCGCGAGGAGGTTTTATGCAGGCTGACATAAAACGTTTCGTCTTTCTCTTCATAGACCAGCTCGTCATCGGCTGAGTCCGTGCCTACGGTATGGCGCCACACCTGATAAGGCAGCAGCGTGGAGGCGTGCTTTTTAACGTAGTAGACCGTCTCGGAATCGTTCGCCCAGACAAAATCCGGGGAGACGTTTTCCAGCATTTCCGGATACCAGTTGCCGGTTTCCAGATTGCGAAAACGCAGGCCGTACTGGCGCCGGGAGAGATAATCCTCCGCCAGCGCCATGATGGTGTTGTCCGGGGAGATGGACATACCGCCCAGGGTATAAAACTCGCTGTGGGCGGCACGCTGGTTCGCATCCAGCAAAATGTCCCATTCATCCCACTCGGCGCTTAATACCGACTGTCGTTGATAGATGGGATACTCGTTGCCCGGCTCATAGATATGGCGATAGCGATAGCCGTTTTTGGTCCAGGGCGCGGAGATGTCGCGCTGGGGAATACGCTGCACCATTTCGTTCAGCAGCTGGTCCTGCAGCGCCTGCTGGCTGGCCATGACCCTGCGGCCATAGTCGTTTTCCTCGTGCAGGTAGTCGAGCACCTCTGGCCGGGAACGCGAATCGTCCCGCAGCCAGTAGTAGTTGTCTATGCGCGTATCGCCATGCGTGACGATCGCATAAGGAGTACGTCGGGCTTTCGGTGGCATGTCATCATTCTTTTAAGTTTTACACCCTATAAGGTTGGCAAAACCCGCGCATGATGCAAGCGAAACATGACCCCGGGAGCGCGAGTTAGCCCTGTAGCGCCTGTTTTTGTTCCCCGATATCTTTTTCTATCCCCTCGCGCACGTCCTGAGGGATCTTCAGCGCGTCGCCGAGGGCGTTAAGGTAGCTACGCTCCATAAAGTGATCGATATCTATGGCGGCACAGCTGAGAAAATAGAGTTCCAGCGCTTCTTCCTCATTTTTCACGCTCAGTGCCAGACGCTGCGGATCGAGCGGCTGTTCAATGGCCTGCGCCACCAGCGTTCTGCCCTGTTCTTCAACACCCGCCTCGCGCAGCTGCTGTTCGATAGCCGCTCTTTCATTATCATCAATATGCCCGTCGCTTTTGGCGGCAAACACCAGCGCAAGGATGAGCCGCTCCGTGCGCAGATCCAGCGGAGAAGTATGCTCCCCATAGTGAGGTTCATCGCGGTGCGCCGCTCGCACCCTGTCCTTATATTTGTTCCACAGCACGGTGCCGGCGATAGCGCCGCCCCCGGCCAGCAGCGCGCCGGTACCGTACTTCGCCAGCAGCTTGCGTGAGGATTTATTGGCAACCAGCAGCCCTGCCAGCCCACCGAGCGCCCCCGGTACCAGCAGTTTGCTTAGCCCCTGTTCGCCGGAACCAGACGTTTTCTGCCCTAACATGGATTGCAGTTGATTTAACCAGCCTGACATGGTTTCCCTCGCTTAACGGTTAACATGTTCTCCAGCGTAAGCGAGCAGGCGTCAGGAAATGTCCATCAAGCCTAAAGAAGCGCAAATTTCTGGTCTGCCCTTTTGCCGTGCGCAAGACAGACGCAAACGTTTTCGTTTATACTGCGCGCATCTTTTTCAGGGGGAATGTTATGACTCGTTTAGGAACCGCGCTGCGACCTGCGGCGACGCGCGTAATGCTGTTGGGATCGGGCGAACTGGGTAAAGAAGTCGCCATTGAGTGTCAGCGTTTAGGGGTGGAGGTGATTGCCGTAGACCGCTACGCCGACGCGCCCGCCATGCACGTCGCCCATCGTTCTTATGTGATTAACATGCTGGACGGTGATGCTCTGCATACGCTCATTGCACGGGAGAAACCGGATTTTGTCGTGCCGGAAATTGAAGCTATCGCAACCGATACGCTGATCGCCCTTGAGCAGGAAGGCCAGCGCGTGGTGCCCTGCGCGAAAGCCGCAAAGCTGACCATGAACCGTGAAGGCATTCGCCGCCTGGCGGCGGAGGAGCTGGGGCTGCCTACTTCAAGCTACCGTTTTGCGGGTGACAAAGCCGCATTCCTGCAGGCCGTTGAAGAGATTGGCTACCCGTGCATCATTAAGCCGGTGATGAGTTCTTCCGGGAAAGGTCAGAGCTTTATTCGCGACAGCAGCGCGCTGGACAGCGCGTGGGATTATGCGCAACAGGGTGGCCGTGCCGGTGCCGGTCGCGTGATCGTCGAAGGCGTGGTGAAGTTTGATTCCGAAATCACTCTGCTCACCGTCAGTGCCGTTGACGGCGTCCATTTCTGCGACCCGATTGGCCACCGCCAGGAAGATGGCGATTATCGAGAATCCTGGCAGCCGCAGCAGATGAGCGACCTGGCGCTGGAGCGTGCCCGGGAGATTGCCCGTAAGACCGTTCTGGCCCTGGGCGGTTATGGCCTGTTCGGCGTGGAGCTGTTCGTCTGCGGTGACGAAGTGATCTTCAGCGAAGTCTCCCCTCGCCCGCACGACACCGGTATGGTCACGCTCATTTCGCAGGATCTCTCGGAGTTCGCCCTGCACGTGCGCGCCTTCCTCGGCCTGCCGGTTGGCGGCATCCGCCAGTACGGCCCGGCGGCGTCGGCGGTGATCCTACCGCAGCTTACCAGCCAGAATGTGACGTTTGATAACGTCGAAGGCGCGGTGGGCGCAGGCCTGCAGGTCCGTCTGTTCGGCAAGCCGGAGATCGACGGTACGCGTCGTCTGGGCGTGGCGTTAGCCACCGGGGATAACGTTGACGAGGCCGTAGTAAGAGCAAAAGCAGCGGCTGCGAACGTTCAGGTAACAGGATAAAAAAAACGGGCCGAAAGGCCCGTTTTTCATGCTGCATATGGCTTACTGCTTCGCGCCTTCAACCGCTTCACGAGCCAGTTTCGTGATGCGATCCCAGTCGCCCGCTTCCAGCGCATCCGCCGGAACCAGCCATGAGCCGCCGATGCACAGCACGCTTTTCAGCGCCAGGTAGTCGCGGTAGTTAGCCGGGGAGATACCGCCCGTCGGGCAGAAGCGTACCTGAGAGAAAGGACCGGCAATCGCCTGCAGCGCTTTGGTGCCGCCGTTCGCTTCCGCCGGGAAGAATTTGAACTCTTTCAGACCGTAGTCCATGCCCAGCATCAGTTCAGAAACGGTGCTGATGCCCGGGATCAAGGGAATCGTGCCTTCGGTCGCGGCCTTCAGCAGCGGCTCGGTCAGGCCCGGGCTGATGGCAAACTGTGCGCCGGCTTCGGTCACTTCCGCCAGCTGCTGCGCGTTGAGAACGGTACCCGCACCGATGATGGCGTCCGGCACTTCTTTAGCGATGGCGCGGATGGCATCCATCGCGCAGGCGGTACGCAGGGTCACTTCCAGAACGCGAACGCCGCCCGCAACCAGCGCTTTCGCCATTGGCACAGCCTGCTCCAGCTTGTTTACCACGATAACCGGCACGACAGGGCCAGTGGTCAGGATTGCTTCTGCACTTGTTTTCCAGTTTTTCATCAGAGTTCTCTCTCGCCAGATCGTTAAAATCAAGTCGTCTTAAAACGTAATACAGGTTGCGCCCTGCTCCGCACCGGAGAGCTTCTCACGCAGCGCGCTGAACATTTCGCGTCCGGTCCCCACGCGCGATGCGCTCAGGTCAGGAATATGAGGCTGACGTGCCGCCAGCTCCGCGTCATCCACCAGCAGGGTTAACTCGCCAGTCTGGCCGTTCACGCGGATCATGTCGCCGTCGCGCACTTTCGCCAGCAAGCCGCCGTCGTAGGCTTCAGGCGTGACGTGGATGGCGGAAGGCACTTTGCCGGATGCGCCTGACAGGCGGCCATCGGTCACTAACGCAATTTTGAAACGGCGGTCCAATAATACACCAAGTGGTGGCATAAGTTTATGTAATTCTGGCATGCCGTTCGCTTTTGGCCCCTGATGACGCACGACCACCACGCAGTCTTTATCCAGCAGACCGGCGTCGAAGGCAGGCAACACGTCGTGCTGGCTTTCAAACACTACCGCCGGGGCCTCGATAACCTGGTTCTCTTCCGGCACGGCAGAGGTTTTCATCACCGCGCGGCCAAGGTTGCCGCTCAGCACTTTGGTACCGCCGTGGTGGGAGAACGGTTTGTCGATAGTGGCAATCACCTGCGGATCAAGAGACGCGGTTGCCCCGTCGCGCCAGTCCAGCTCGCCGTTGTTCAGCCACGGCTCCTGGGTGTAGCGCTGCAGACCAAATCCGGCTACGGTGTTCACGTCTTCATGCAGCAGACCGCCTTTCAGCAGCTCGCGCATCAGCAGCGGCACGCCGCCCGCGGCCTGGAAGTGGTTGATGTCCGCCGGACCGTTCGGGTACAGACGCGCCATCAGCGGTACCACGGAGGAGATGTCGGAGAAGTCATCCCAGTTAATCAGGATACCCGCCGCGCGCGCCATGGCCACCAGGTGCATGGTGTGGTTAGTTGAACCGCCGGTTGCCAGCAGGGCGACGATACCGTTGACGATCACTTTTTCGTCGACCATTTTGCCCATCGGCATCCATTCATTGCCGTTTCCTGTCAGGCGCGTCACCTGACGGGCCGCGGCCTCGGTCAGCGCCTGGCGCAGCGGCGCGTCCGGCTGGATAAAGGACGAGCCCGGAAGCTGCATCCCCATAAACTCCACCACCATCTGGTTGGTGTTGGCCGTGCCGTAGAACGTACAGGTGCCCGGCGCATGGTAGGAGGCGGCTTCGGCTTCCAGCAGCGCCTGACGATCGGCTTTGCCTTCCGCATACAGCTGGCGGATACGCACTTTTTCTTTATTCGGCAGACCGCTGGCCATCGGGCCGGACGGCACGAAAATCGCAGGCAGATGACCAAACGACAGCGCTGCCATCACCAGGCCCGGGACGATTTTGTCGCACACGCCGAGATACAGCGCACCATCAAACATGTTGTGTGACAGGCCCACAGCCGCAGACATCGCAATCACTTCGCGGCTCAGCAGCGACAGCTCCATACCATCCTGCCCCTGCGTCACGCCGTCGCACATGGCCGGGACACCCCCCGCCACCTGCCCGACCGCGTTCACGCTGTGCAGCGCTTTACGAATGATGTTGGGATAGACCTCATACGGCTGGTGCGCGGAGAGCATATCGTTATAAGACGTGATAATAGCGATATTGTTACGCAACATGCTTTTCAGGGAGGCTTTGTCATCGGGCTGGCAGGCGGCGAAGCCGTGGGCCAGGTTACCGCAGGCCAGCTGGGAGCGGTGAACGGTGTTGCTTTTCGCCTGTTCAATGCGGGCGAGGTAGGCCGAACGGGTCTCTTTCGAGCGCTCGATAATGCGCTGTGTTACGCGTAACAATACAGGATTCATAAAAGCTCCTTTAATTTATCTGTCCGGGCTCGGGAGTTTACAAAGTCGCTGGCGGTTGTTAACAACGCTGAAACGCTTGCTGTCCGGAGCTCAGGGGCAAAATCACTTCCGGCAGTGTAATAAAAAAAGCCCCGCGGGTGAATCCACGCGGAGCTTAAAAGTATAAAAATTGTGCCACTAGCTGTGTTAGATCATGTTACCGGTAAAATAACACTTTCGGGCTAGTGGATTATCCTACTCAAACTCGTTCCAGGAGCGGCCATCGCGGGTGATCATCGCCACCGACGCCACAGGCCCCCAGGTACCCGCCTGATACGGTTTTGGCGCATCCTGATCGGCAGCCCAGGCTTCGGTGATGGAATCGACCCATTTCCACGCCTCTTCCACTTCGTCGCGACGCACGAACAGCGCCTGGATACCGCGCATGGTTTCCAGCAGCAGACGCTCGTAAGCATCCGCAAGGTGCGTCTGGTTGAAGGTTTCGGAGTAGCTCAGATCCAGCTTGGTGGTCTGCAGGTTATGCTTATGATCCAGGCCCGGCACTTTGTTGAGGATCTGGATATCCACCCCTTCGTCCGGCTGCAGACGGATGGTCAGTTTGTTCTGCGGCAGCTCCTGCCAGGACTCTTTGAACAGGTTCAGTTCCGGGTTCTTAAAGTAGACAACCACTTCGGAGCACTTCGTCGGCAGACGCTTACCGGTACGCAGGTAGAACGGCACGCCCGCCCAGCGCCAGTCGTCGATATCCACGCGGATCGCCACAAACGTCTCGGTATTGCTGGACTTGTTCGCGCCCTCTTCTTCCAGGTAGCCTGGCACTTTTTTACCTTGCGCAAACCCGGCGGTGTACTGGCCGCGAACGGTTTTCTCGCGCACGTTGGAGCGGTCGATGCGGCGCAGCGACTTCAGCACTTTCACTTTGGCATCGCGGATGCTGTCAGCCGTCAGGTCAGACGGTGGAGACATGGCAATCATGCACAGAATTTGCAGCAGGTGGTTCTGGATCATGTCGCGCATCTGGCCGGCCTGGTCAAAGTAACCCCAGCGACCTTCAATCCCCACCTCTTCCGCCACGGTAATTTCAACGTGGTCAATGGTACGGTTGTCCCAGTTATTCACAAACAGGGAGTTAGCGAAACGCAGCGCCAGCAGGTTCAGTACCGTCTCTTTACCGAGATAGTGGTCGATACGGTAGACCTGGCACTCTTCAAAGAACTCGCCCACCTGGTCGTTAATTTCACGGGAGGTAGCCAGCGACGTCCCCAGCGGTTTTTCCATCACCACGCGCGCCGGCTTGGCGTTCAGTTTGGCTTCGCCCAGGCCTTTGCAGATGGCGCCAAAGGTGCTTGGCGGCATGGCGAAATAGTTAATGGTGACACGGTTTTTCTGATCCAGCATGGCACCCAGACGGGAAAACGCGCTGACGTCATTAACGTCCAGGTTGCAGAAATCGAGACGACCGCTGAGGGTATCCCACAAACTTTCATCAATTTTTTCCTTCATGAAAGTTTCGAGCGCCTCGCGGACAACTTTGGTATAAGCGTCCTTGTCCCAGTCGGCGCGCCCAACCCCCAGGATACGCGTATCCGGATGAATTTGGCCCGCTTTCTCCAGTTGATACAGGGAAGGCAGCAATTTTCGGCGTGCAAGATCGCCTTTCGCGCCGAAAATGACCAGGTCACATGCCTGGGCTGTTTGCGTTACCGCCATGTCATTCTCCTCAGTTGGATCACCTGGTGCTTCTGCCAGGTATCGTTGTAATTTTATTACAATGCACTGTACTGCTTTTACGTCATTCCCGAAACCATTAGCGCTTATCGTCTCGTGCGATACGGCGATTTTTCGCCATTCAGCCGATTATGGCGACGTAATGACGCAACAGCCGTCGATAATTTGCGCAACAGGGTCATAGCAAAACCCGACATCGATCAAGTAATGAAAAAAAACAACAACATTATCTCGTCGACTGTTACCCTTTAGGGAAGCCACAGGGGTAATATCGGCTAATCGAATCAAGATTTCATCAATGAGTGAAATCGTTTCCACCCCCATGAGCGCCTTGTTAACAATGAACATGCTTGAAAAAATCC harbors:
- the edd gene encoding phosphogluconate dehydratase, with protein sequence MNPVLLRVTQRIIERSKETRSAYLARIEQAKSNTVHRSQLACGNLAHGFAACQPDDKASLKSMLRNNIAIITSYNDMLSAHQPYEVYPNIIRKALHSVNAVGQVAGGVPAMCDGVTQGQDGMELSLLSREVIAMSAAVGLSHNMFDGALYLGVCDKIVPGLVMAALSFGHLPAIFVPSGPMASGLPNKEKVRIRQLYAEGKADRQALLEAEAASYHAPGTCTFYGTANTNQMVVEFMGMQLPGSSFIQPDAPLRQALTEAAARQVTRLTGNGNEWMPMGKMVDEKVIVNGIVALLATGGSTNHTMHLVAMARAAGILINWDDFSDISSVVPLMARLYPNGPADINHFQAAGGVPLLMRELLKGGLLHEDVNTVAGFGLQRYTQEPWLNNGELDWRDGATASLDPQVIATIDKPFSHHGGTKVLSGNLGRAVMKTSAVPEENQVIEAPAVVFESQHDVLPAFDAGLLDKDCVVVVRHQGPKANGMPELHKLMPPLGVLLDRRFKIALVTDGRLSGASGKVPSAIHVTPEAYDGGLLAKVRDGDMIRVNGQTGELTLLVDDAELAARQPHIPDLSASRVGTGREMFSALREKLSGAEQGATCITF
- the exoX gene encoding exodeoxyribonuclease X; protein product: MLRVIDTETCDLQGGIVEVASVDVVDGKIVNPMSHLVRPDRPISPQAMAIHRITESMVADKPWIEDVIPHYYGSPWYVAHNASFDRRVLPEMPGEWICTMKLARRLWPGIKYSNMALYKSRKLSVRTPEGLHHHRALYDCYITAALLIDIMNTSGWTPDDMATITGRPALLTTFTFGKYRGRAVSDIADKDPGYLRWLYNNLDKMSPELRLTLKHYLGEA
- the ptrB gene encoding oligopeptidase B: MPPKARRTPYAIVTHGDTRIDNYYWLRDDSRSRPEVLDYLHEENDYGRRVMASQQALQDQLLNEMVQRIPQRDISAPWTKNGYRYRHIYEPGNEYPIYQRQSVLSAEWDEWDILLDANQRAAHSEFYTLGGMSISPDNTIMALAEDYLSRRQYGLRFRNLETGNWYPEMLENVSPDFVWANDSETVYYVKKHASTLLPYQVWRHTVGTDSADDELVYEEKDETFYVSLHKTSSRHYVIIFLASATTSEVLLLDAELPDAQPLCFLPRRKDHEYSLDHFQHSFYLRSNREGKNFGLYKTKVRDERKWEVLIPARDQVMLEGFTLFTDWLVVEERQRGLTSIRQINRKTREVIGIAFDDPAYVTWIGFNPEPESSRLRYGYSSMTTPDTLFELDMDTGQRQVLKQTEVKGFDSDNYRSEHLWVTARDGVEVPVSLVYHKAHFQKGKNPILVYGYGSYGSSMDADFSSSRLSLLDRGFVFAIAHIRGGGELGQHWYEDGKFLKKKNTFNDYLDVCDALIEQGYGDPQLCFGMGGSAGGMLMGAVINQRPERFKGIVAQVPFVDVVTTMLDESIPLTTGEFEEWGNPQDETYYRYMKEYSPYDNVEAKAYPHMLVTTGLHDSQVQYWEPAKWVAKLRELKTDDNLLLLCTDMDSGHGGKSGRFKSYEGVALEYAFLIGLAQDTLPGRVQR
- a CDS encoding DNA polymerase III subunit theta, which gives rise to MKINLAALPQDEMDKVNVDLAAAGVAFKERYNMPVVAEVVEREQPAHLRDWFRERLIAHRLASVNLSRLPYEPKVK
- the zwf gene encoding glucose-6-phosphate dehydrogenase; translation: MAVTQTAQACDLVIFGAKGDLARRKLLPSLYQLEKAGQIHPDTRILGVGRADWDKDAYTKVVREALETFMKEKIDESLWDTLSGRLDFCNLDVNDVSAFSRLGAMLDQKNRVTINYFAMPPSTFGAICKGLGEAKLNAKPARVVMEKPLGTSLATSREINDQVGEFFEECQVYRIDHYLGKETVLNLLALRFANSLFVNNWDNRTIDHVEITVAEEVGIEGRWGYFDQAGQMRDMIQNHLLQILCMIAMSPPSDLTADSIRDAKVKVLKSLRRIDRSNVREKTVRGQYTAGFAQGKKVPGYLEEEGANKSSNTETFVAIRVDIDDWRWAGVPFYLRTGKRLPTKCSEVVVYFKNPELNLFKESWQELPQNKLTIRLQPDEGVDIQILNKVPGLDHKHNLQTTKLDLSYSETFNQTHLADAYERLLLETMRGIQALFVRRDEVEEAWKWVDSITEAWAADQDAPKPYQAGTWGPVASVAMITRDGRSWNEFE
- a CDS encoding tellurite resistance TerB family protein is translated as MSGWLNQLQSMLGQKTSGSGEQGLSKLLVPGALGGLAGLLVANKSSRKLLAKYGTGALLAGGGAIAGTVLWNKYKDRVRAAHRDEPHYGEHTSPLDLRTERLILALVFAAKSDGHIDDNERAAIEQQLREAGVEEQGRTLVAQAIEQPLDPQRLALSVKNEEEALELYFLSCAAIDIDHFMERSYLNALGDALKIPQDVREGIEKDIGEQKQALQG
- the purT gene encoding formate-dependent phosphoribosylglycinamide formyltransferase, which produces MTRLGTALRPAATRVMLLGSGELGKEVAIECQRLGVEVIAVDRYADAPAMHVAHRSYVINMLDGDALHTLIAREKPDFVVPEIEAIATDTLIALEQEGQRVVPCAKAAKLTMNREGIRRLAAEELGLPTSSYRFAGDKAAFLQAVEEIGYPCIIKPVMSSSGKGQSFIRDSSALDSAWDYAQQGGRAGAGRVIVEGVVKFDSEITLLTVSAVDGVHFCDPIGHRQEDGDYRESWQPQQMSDLALERAREIARKTVLALGGYGLFGVELFVCGDEVIFSEVSPRPHDTGMVTLISQDLSEFALHVRAFLGLPVGGIRQYGPAASAVILPQLTSQNVTFDNVEGAVGAGLQVRLFGKPEIDGTRRLGVALATGDNVDEAVVRAKAAAANVQVTG
- the kdgA gene encoding bifunctional 4-hydroxy-2-oxoglutarate aldolase/2-dehydro-3-deoxy-phosphogluconate aldolase, which encodes MKNWKTSAEAILTTGPVVPVIVVNKLEQAVPMAKALVAGGVRVLEVTLRTACAMDAIRAIAKEVPDAIIGAGTVLNAQQLAEVTEAGAQFAISPGLTEPLLKAATEGTIPLIPGISTVSELMLGMDYGLKEFKFFPAEANGGTKALQAIAGPFSQVRFCPTGGISPANYRDYLALKSVLCIGGSWLVPADALEAGDWDRITKLAREAVEGAKQ
- the yobA gene encoding CopC domain-containing protein YobA; translated protein: MGLSASRAVCALVFLASTVISPSVLAHAHLEQQSPAADSQVASPQVLTLNFSEGIEPGFSGVVVTDAQKQVIKTGTATRDEKNKAQLTVPLEQTLAPGAYRVDWHVVSVDGHKTKGSYRFSVK
- a CDS encoding nitrilase-related carbon-nitrogen hydrolase; the protein is MSHWNIAAAQYGGQHHSVDDHIAHHLHFIAEAAQHQCDLLVFPELSLTGPGATALPLPPEDDRLQPLLDAAHFYRITLIAGLPVERNGQRQKGLALFIPSRDRILRYPQGSGASLVPGDKQLTIIDGQSDSPNLDPQATLFTSCQSVRDYRWRQSINTLQRFAHRYAIAVLMANAGAGSALWDEKGQLIVRADKGELLLTGTRNGQGWQGDIIPLG